The window GTGGGCGCGATGATCGCCGCGATCCACCTCACGGGCCGCTACGTGGAGGCGAAGGCGCGCGGCCGTTCCTCGTCGGCGATCCAGGCACTGCTGTCGCTCGAGGCGCCCACGGCCCGCGTCGAGCGGAACGGTGCGGAACTCGAAATCCCGACCCGTGACGTCGCGGTGGGCGACGTGATGATCATCCGCCCGGGCGAGAAGATCCCCACCGACGGCGTCGTCCTCAAGGGGAGGAGCGCGGTCGATGAATCGCTCGCGACCGGCGAGTCGATCCCGGTCGAGAAGGAACCCGGCTCCCCCGTCCTCGGTTCGACGGTCAATCACTCCGGCGCGCTCCGGGTGCGGGCGACGGGCGTGGGCGAGGACACCTTCCTCTCCAACGTCATCCGCCTCGTGGAGGAGGCGCAGGCGAGCAAGGTCCCGATCCAGGAGTTCGCGGACCGGGTGACCGCCATCTTCGTGCCCGTCATCCTCGTCGTGGCGCTGGCGGCCTTCGCGGGCTGGTTCGTGGTGCCCGGAGTCTTCACGGAGGCCGCGCGCTGGGCGTCGGGGTTCATCCCGTGGGTGAACCCGGAGCTGGGCCGCCTCTCGCTCGCGCTCTACGCCGCGGTCGCGGTGCTCGTCATCGCCTGCCCCTGCGCGCTCGGGCTCGCCACCCCCACGGCGCTCATGGTCGGGACCGGCCTCGGAGCCACCCGCGGCGTCCTCATCCGGGACGGGGCCGCCGTCCAGACGCTGGACCGCGCGGACACGCTCGTTTTCGACAAGACGGGCACCCTCACCCGCGGCGCCCCGCGCGTGGTCGAAGTGTTCGTGCAAGCCGGTCCGGTGGCGAACCCGGACGCAGGGATCGATCCGACGAGTGCCGCCGATGCGGAAGCCCGGCTGCTCGCACTCGCAGCCGCAGTCGAGGACGCGTCGGAGCATCCGCTCGCCCGCGCCGTCGTCGAGGAGGCGCGCGGGCGCGGCATACCCCTCTCCCGGGCGGGCGGCGTGGAGGCCCGGGTCGGGATGGGCGTCGTCGGCGAGGTCGATGGCCAGCGGGTCTCCGTGGGGAGCGCGCGGCTGCTGCGCGAGGAAGGCATCCCGGAGGAAGACGTCGCCGAGGTGGAGCGGCGTTTCGGCGACGCCGCGCGCACGATCGCCTGGGTGGCCGCCGGCGGGCGGCTGCTCGGCGCGATCGCGATCGCCGACCCGGTGAAGGAGGACGCGCGGGAAACCCTCGTCGAGCTGAGCCGCCGCGGCTTCCGGACCGTGATGCTCACCGGCGATCATGAAGCCGTGGCGGCCGCCGTCGCCGAGCATCTCGGCATCGACGACTTCCGGGCCGGGCTGCTCCCCGCCGACAAGGTCGAGGCCGTGCGGCAACTCCGCGCCGACGGCCGCACCGTGGCCTTCGTCGGCGACGGCATCAACGACGCTCCCGCCCTCAAGGCGGCCGACGTCGGCATCGCCGTGGGGACCGGCACCGACATCGCGATCGAAGCCGCCGACATCACCCTCGTGCAAGGGGACCTGCGCTCCGTGCTGCGCGCGACAAAGCTCTCCCGCGCCACCTTCCGCAAGATCCGCGAGAACCTCTTCTGGGCCTACGTCTACAACGTCGTCGCGATCCCGGTCGCCTTCCTCGGCCTCCTCCACCCCGTCCTCGCGGAGGCCGCGATGGCGCTGAGTTCGATCTCCGTCGTCACGAACGCGAACCGCCTCCGCCGCACCCGCCTGTAGCGGACCTTGGCGGGCGCTTCGCGACGGGCGGCGCGACGTTGCCTTTGCCCCTGCCGGCGCGCATCATAGGCGCCGGTTCGACGGTTCATCCGGTTTTCTTCCGAGAGAGGTTCGATGGCCTCACGCTGGGTCGGTCTCGCATTGGGACTCTGGTTCCTGGGCGCCCCGTTCATCTGGGGATACCCGTTCGGTTTCCTGTGGTGGCACAGCGTGGTGCTCGGCGGCTCGATCCTCGTCGTCACCATCACCTTCAACCTCGGCATCAACCGGATCAGCGGCTGGGGTCTCATCGCCCTCGGCGCCTACAGCATGCTGTCGCCCTTCATCCACGGGTATCTCGCCAACGCGCAGGCCCTGTTCAACGACCTCATCTTCGGCGTCATCACCGTGGGCACCGGCACCGCGATGGGCGGAGCGGGAATCGAACACTCCGACGAGGCCCCCAGCACCGCCTGACCCCTGCGGACGTTCCCGCGGGAACGTCAGTTGTCGCAGCGGCGTAGGTCGCGGCCGGAGCGGTCGTCGGGCTCGAGGACGAGGAGGACGCGGGCCTGCCCGGCCTCCGAGACGACGACCCGCGGCGTCGGGGACCCGAAGCCGCCGCAATCGGCCTGCACCTGGTACGCGCCGGGCGGCAGGTCCTCCATCGCGAAGCGGCCGGCAGCGTCGGTCACGACGCGGACATCGGTGCCGACCAGCATGACGGGCGCGGCCGGGAACCCCCGCCCCGTGTTCCCGTTCACGACTCGCCCGGCGACGGATCCCGGCATTGTGACGGGGACGATCAGACGCGGCGCGGCGCCGGATTCGGCGCGGAGGGTGGCGGCCTCTCCCAGGTGGGGACCGTAGGAGGGCGCGAGCGTGACGTCGGTTTCCGACGGCAGATCGCAGAGCCGGAAGCGGCCGGTCGAATCGGACCGCACTTCGATCTCACGGGGTTCGGGCGGCCCCTCCTCGCCGGCCGGCGCGAACGACGCCCGGATGCGGGCCGCCGGCAGCCGCACCTCGGTGAGCCGGTCCTCGACGGTCCCGTCCAGCGTCACTGCGCCGGCACCGCCGGCCGGCTCGCAGAGCTTCACGTCGATCTGCGGAACCTCTCCCCCCATCTGCGCCATCCAGTCGGACCACAGGATGATGACGCCGCAGAAGATCGTGATGTCGTTGAGCGCGAAGAGCGGGATGGGAGACGACGGCAGGTACAGTTCGGCGGCGCCCAGATCCGTCACGGACAGTTCGTCCAACAGGTACGCGGCCGGCCCCACGGGGGACTGGTACGTGCCGGCCGGATTGAGCGACGCCGGCTTGCTGGTCCCCCACCCAGAAACTTCGCCGATGAACTTCCGGTCGTACCAGACCTGAACCGTGGGACACCGGGACAGGGGCGCACGCTGCTGCAGGTTTGACAGGAAGTGCGACAACCGCGTGAAGCCCGCGCTTCGGGTTCGGATCCACTCGGGCTCGAAGTACGTGCCCCAGCCCTCCTCCAGCCGGTCGTAGAAGCCCGTCTCGACCAGGCGGAGCGGCCGGCCCTCGACATCGACCTCGAGCGGCGCCACCTGGACCGGGTCCAGCGACAGCCGCACATCGAGCGGGGCCGGCCCGTCCGGCCCCACCGCCAGCGGCACGCTGTACGCGGCGAACCCGATGCGCCGCACGCCGAGCACGTACTCGCCCGGCGCAATGCCGTCGAAGGCAAAGGCGCCGCTTGGGCCGGTGACGGTTTCCGCCACTACGACGTCCCCTCCCGCCAGTCGTACCGCGGCGCCCTCGACGGGCACGCGTGTGTCCTCGGCGCGGACCACACCCGCCACCCGGCCCGGTTCCTGGCCCGTCGCCGCCAGCGGCCATCCGACGCTCAGCGCGAGCGCCATGAACGCCAGGCGCCGCATCACAGCTCGCCCGCACGACCGCGCGCAGCCTGTCGCGGTGGCACCGATCTTCCAACCTCCCTCTCGGGTAGCCCGGAACTTCGCCTTCCTCCTCTACTCCAGATTGAGTCTGACGCCTGCGGGCGTGTGGGGCGAGTAGCACCGCCGGACCCGCACGTTCCCGCGGGAACGTCTCCTGGCGCCGTTCCACACCCAGCGCCTGTTCAACAAGAAGAACACCTTCACGCTATGCCCGATCCGATCCGAGAGGATGGCGCCACTTCAGCCCCTCGAATCGGCTGAAATCACGGTCGGTCGTCACCCACTCGCACCCGCTCTCGATCGCGATGGCCGCCAGGTATGCATCCGGGACCAGGTTTCCCCTCGCCCCGGCCTGTTGGCACAGCCGTACGAAGATGGCCCAATGACGGGTTCCGGGCATCACTTCGATGCAGTTGGGCCGCTCCCGGAGCTGCTCCGCGAACGCCGTCGCCTTGGACAGGATACTCGGAGTCTTGAAGACCTTCGGGTGCGTGACCACGCGGATGAATCCGCTGAGAACCAGCGGGCTCAACCCGAACGCTGCATCGGAGTCCACCTCGGAAACCAGCCAGTCGAGATATCGCTGATGATCCGGAGCATCCTCGCGATGGGCATAGACGAGGATGTTGACGTCAGGAAGGATCAACCGCCGCCTTCCATGAGTTCGATGAGGGCCGCGGAATCGTCGAGGTCAACACCGGGCAGCAGGCCGCCCTCCCCCGTGGTCACCAGAGCAAGCGGCGCGGGCGGGTTCGAGGTTCGGTCCCTGTACCGCTGAAGCCGTTCCCGCAGGGCCTCCGCAATGACGGCCGTCACGGTCGTCCCCGACTCGAGCGCATGACGCTTCACCGCTCGCATGAGATCATCGTCCAACCGAACCGTAGTACGCATGACATATACGCATATCTTGCCGGCGTCGATATGTCAACGTGAAATCCGCGAGGAGGCTCACCGGCTCACCACGGCGACCCCGGACACCGCGGGTCCGCCCGCCGCCCGACCCCGCACGACCACGGTGCCAGGGCCGGTTCTTGTGTACATGTGCCTTTGGTGGACAGGCAAACAAGCGCGGCGACCCCGCAGCGTACGTGCGCATCGCCCAATCTCTGCTCTCCTTGCCAGACGTTCCCGCAGGAACGCGCGCTACTCCGGCTCGAGGCCCAGTGCGCTCACGAAGCGTCGTCCGGTTCAGGGTCGCGGCGCCGGTGAAGAACCCGACGCGTCTCCTTTGTTTCTTTGACTGACCTGATCCTATCGGATGATTCGGAGACGCACGACGTACTGGAGGTCAAGCGCATCCCGTGAGACGCCGATGACCGTCTCTTCCCCGAACACCGGCGGGGGTCTCGTGTCCAGGGGAACCGGAGATGCGATCCTGCCGATGTAGACCCCGGACTCGTCAAAGACGTCCCATTCCCGCACGGCTCCCGTTTCCGTAGCGACCCACAGCCACCCATTCGCACCCGAGTGAATGGAGCGGAGCGAGAGCTTGTGGTCCGGCAGGTTGTCCGGCGGCACGCCGGTCGCGGCGGCGATCTGTTGCCGATCATGACCAACAAGCGGGGCCGGGGGGCGACGCAGCCGTATGGTCTTTGTGGTGTCACCCTGATACGTGACCCTGTGCAAATCGAAGATCGCCCGGTTCGCCACCCAAACGTCTCCAGCGCCGTCGACGGTGAGCGCGATTGCCGGCGAGTGAGGAACGGGCGATGTCTCCCTTAGGTTGCCGGTGGTGCGAGAATAGGTCTCGACCGGTCGTTCCAAACGAGGCACTAGAAACGTATCGGGCGCTGCGAGCGTCGCGCCGTTGCTGTGCCGGACCAGGAACCTGGGGCGCAAGGGCGGTATCGTCCCGTCCGGCACCGCGAAGGGCACGGCCCAGCGATGGACGTGGCCATGGCTGTCGACCCAGAGCGGCCACGGGAACCGCGCGCTCATGGAGGGGCCCAGCGAAAGCGATGCCCGAACCGCACCGGTCGAGTCGAACAGGGTCAATCGGCGCGCGCGGGCATCCATGGCCCAGAGGGAGTGGCGCGATCGCACGATACCGGCCAGCATGGCGAACTCGCCTGGGCCGCTCCCTTCGCGACCGACCGACTGAAGACACTCGCCCTGCGGTGAGAAAACGCGAATGATGTTTGCGCCCAAATCGGCCACATAGATTCGCCCAGGATCGTCAACGGTAACGGAGATCACGTCGCCGAAGGCGTCGCAGTCGCCCTCCACCGATCCGATGCGCAACTCCTCAATCAGCGTGAAGGTGGGTGCTACGCGCGACGAAGGCGAGTCTGGACTGGAGACGACGACCCGTCCGCCACGGAGCGTATCCACCCACACTCCGTCCGCACGGGCCGGCGCCTCTTCGCAGCTCGAAAGGGAGAGGATCCCACAGACGATGGCGATCCACAAGACGAAAACGTCGAATCGCCACCGCCGCATGGGGTGCATCAACCCAGACTCAGTGCCGGGCAGTTCCAGTCGGCCGGGCTGCCGATCGGCGCTTCGCTCACGGGTTCCAAGACCTCCGGCGGCCGCTTTGCCAACTGTAGCCTGAGGGTCAGGACCTCCGTGCCCTGTCGTTGGACGCTGACTGTGTACCAAGTGCCCTCGGACCCCGGTGGGAATGGCGCGCCGTGGCGCGTGTCACGCCCGTTGACGCTGAGCAGTTCATCGCCCGGCTGCAGGAGTTCGATCGTCTCTGCCGGGATGGGATGGCGGCAACCGAGAATCAGGCACTCCAAGGGGCCATCGCCGTTCGTGAACTGAGCGGCATCCGTCACGATCCGTGCGGCGCTGCCGGCCGCTCGCGCGATCAGTGCCGCGTCGTTTTCCGAGCCCGCCAGAACGTTGATCATCCGATCCTTCTCCGAGCGTTTCTGATGCACCCCCCTGCTAGTAATGGTCCTCCCGAGCATCAAACTTCGCTCGGGCTCGATGGGCGTTGGGGCCGGATGGGGGCGTCGGAATCGCCGAAAACCCGCTTGGGCTGTACGGATTCGAGCGTTCGGGCTAGGCTCCGAACTTCGTGAGCCGATCGGCGGCAGCCGTGGCGAGGCGCATGAGGTCGCAGCCTCGGACGCGGCCGTGGGCGCCTGTGCGGCATGCGGTTTCGCCGAACGTGGTGGCGGCGTCGCTGCGGGGCGGGCCGCCGTGGAGGAGGAAGGGCACGGGGTGCCAGCTGTGGCTGCTCATGACGGAGGGGGTCGAGTGGTCTCCGGTCACGAGGACGACGTCGGGACCCGCATCGACGAGGTCGGGGACGATGGCGTCCGCTTCCTCGATGGCGGCTACCTTGCGGTCGAAGTCGCCGTCTTCTCCGGCCTTGTCGGGAGGCTTGAAGTGGAGGAAGAAGAAATCGTAGTCGGCGAACCGCGCCTTCAGGGCGTCGACGAGCGGGGGGGCGCCCGCAGGCACCGTGCACGCGTCCATGCCGACGAG is drawn from Candidatus Palauibacter polyketidifaciens and contains these coding sequences:
- a CDS encoding ribbon-helix-helix domain-containing protein — translated: MRTTVRLDDDLMRAVKRHALESGTTVTAVIAEALRERLQRYRDRTSNPPAPLALVTTGEGGLLPGVDLDDSAALIELMEGGG
- a CDS encoding carboxypeptidase-like regulatory domain-containing protein, with the translated sequence MRRLAFMALALSVGWPLAATGQEPGRVAGVVRAEDTRVPVEGAAVRLAGGDVVVAETVTGPSGAFAFDGIAPGEYVLGVRRIGFAAYSVPLAVGPDGPAPLDVRLSLDPVQVAPLEVDVEGRPLRLVETGFYDRLEEGWGTYFEPEWIRTRSAGFTRLSHFLSNLQQRAPLSRCPTVQVWYDRKFIGEVSGWGTSKPASLNPAGTYQSPVGPAAYLLDELSVTDLGAAELYLPSSPIPLFALNDITIFCGVIILWSDWMAQMGGEVPQIDVKLCEPAGGAGAVTLDGTVEDRLTEVRLPAARIRASFAPAGEEGPPEPREIEVRSDSTGRFRLCDLPSETDVTLAPSYGPHLGEAATLRAESGAAPRLIVPVTMPGSVAGRVVNGNTGRGFPAAPVMLVGTDVRVVTDAAGRFAMEDLPPGAYQVQADCGGFGSPTPRVVVSEAGQARVLLVLEPDDRSGRDLRRCDN
- a CDS encoding type II toxin-antitoxin system VapC family toxin, producing the protein MILPDVNILVYAHREDAPDHQRYLDWLVSEVDSDAAFGLSPLVLSGFIRVVTHPKVFKTPSILSKATAFAEQLRERPNCIEVMPGTRHWAIFVRLCQQAGARGNLVPDAYLAAIAIESGCEWVTTDRDFSRFEGLKWRHPLGSDRA
- a CDS encoding SPW repeat protein, producing the protein MASRWVGLALGLWFLGAPFIWGYPFGFLWWHSVVLGGSILVVTITFNLGINRISGWGLIALGAYSMLSPFIHGYLANAQALFNDLIFGVITVGTGTAMGGAGIEHSDEAPSTA
- a CDS encoding 6-bladed beta-propeller, with amino-acid sequence MDTLRGGRVVVSSPDSPSSRVAPTFTLIEELRIGSVEGDCDAFGDVISVTVDDPGRIYVADLGANIIRVFSPQGECLQSVGREGSGPGEFAMLAGIVRSRHSLWAMDARARRLTLFDSTGAVRASLSLGPSMSARFPWPLWVDSHGHVHRWAVPFAVPDGTIPPLRPRFLVRHSNGATLAAPDTFLVPRLERPVETYSRTTGNLRETSPVPHSPAIALTVDGAGDVWVANRAIFDLHRVTYQGDTTKTIRLRRPPAPLVGHDRQQIAAATGVPPDNLPDHKLSLRSIHSGANGWLWVATETGAVREWDVFDESGVYIGRIASPVPLDTRPPPVFGEETVIGVSRDALDLQYVVRLRIIR
- a CDS encoding heavy metal translocating P-type ATPase encodes the protein MDASSPAASPARKTYRIAGMHCAGCVGSVERSLNAVDGVEASVSLPAESATLTLARDVPFEELTAAVEGAGYEIEPIADVDRGEAERSRLAEAEARSREARKTMWAAWALTAPAMVWMLPEMIAGVRWPSPLLFDLGVTVLGAAVLVGPGWPTLRSAWRSARGRMPNMDVLIALGAGVSVLTGVWAVLHVLGFAPMIMNFAPVGAMIAAIHLTGRYVEAKARGRSSSAIQALLSLEAPTARVERNGAELEIPTRDVAVGDVMIIRPGEKIPTDGVVLKGRSAVDESLATGESIPVEKEPGSPVLGSTVNHSGALRVRATGVGEDTFLSNVIRLVEEAQASKVPIQEFADRVTAIFVPVILVVALAAFAGWFVVPGVFTEAARWASGFIPWVNPELGRLSLALYAAVAVLVIACPCALGLATPTALMVGTGLGATRGVLIRDGAAVQTLDRADTLVFDKTGTLTRGAPRVVEVFVQAGPVANPDAGIDPTSAADAEARLLALAAAVEDASEHPLARAVVEEARGRGIPLSRAGGVEARVGMGVVGEVDGQRVSVGSARLLREEGIPEEDVAEVERRFGDAARTIAWVAAGGRLLGAIAIADPVKEDARETLVELSRRGFRTVMLTGDHEAVAAAVAEHLGIDDFRAGLLPADKVEAVRQLRADGRTVAFVGDGINDAPALKAADVGIAVGTGTDIAIEAADITLVQGDLRSVLRATKLSRATFRKIRENLFWAYVYNVVAIPVAFLGLLHPVLAEAAMALSSISVVTNANRLRRTRL